ATTAATTAACAGAACAAGATTAAACACTTAACTCGTATTAGTAATTTTTACTGTTTCTGTTGATAAATATAAAAATACTGCCTAATACACTTAATGAAAGTGCAAAATATAATAACAAATCAGGTAGAAATTTCAAAGGAATAATATCAATTAATTGTAAAACAATAATGGCAAGGATACCTAAATATAGAATATTGTACAAAGCATTATTTGTTTTATATAGAATTTCTCTTCCTCTTTCGTCATTTGCTTCATCACTTGATTGAAATTTTATTACATACATCTTACTTATCACTATTAAAACAAATAATAAAATTTTTAACAACAACATATGTATCACTCCTCTAGATAATCAAATACGTCGCTTAACGGCTTTTCAAATGCATTTGCGATTTTAAAGGCAAGAATTAGAGAAGGGTTATATTTATTCTTTTCAAGAGTAGCGATAGTTTGACGACAAACTACAATTTTATTATGCAACAATAGTAACACCTCTTTAGATAATTGTAATTTATTTTTTACAAATTGTAAATTATTTCTTACGATATATTTTAAAAATTAAAAATCCTCATAAAAAAGGACATAAAGATTTCTCTCCATGCCTACTAATCTTCTACTTCTTTACTGTATGTACATAATGGGCTGTTTCAAAAACTTAATAAAAAAGAGAACTACTCTTCAAGCACTTCTCTCTTTCATCCAAACGATACATATAAAATAAATTATTAAAAACATACTATATAAACTCCATAACGTAGGTAGTGCAGCTACACTTAAATAAAGAGTTCCAGGTAACAAGCAATCATAAAAGTCTTTTTGTTTAAAAGCGATGTTTTTTTGCCATCGGTTCTATATATGTATTTAATATCCACATTAATACTTTCCATACCTTTTGTTGGCTAGGTGGTAGATGATCGTTATATACATAACTGTATTCAATTTGCTGTGTTGCACCACGATTTCGTTTGAACTCTCCAGCCCCAGCACTACAATGGCAAATTAAATCTTTTTCGATAGAATCCATTGTAATAAGGAGGGAAAGTATACGGTATAAACCTTGTTGCTGGTCAGAGTTTGTATTATAGCCAAGGATCGGCGTTGTCATAACTCCATCCCGAATAAAATAAGCAATGACACCATCAATGGTATTCCCTTTTTTTATGGCCTTTATCTCAAATAAACGATGCTGAAGAGCATTCCATAAATAAGCGGGTGTAAACATTGGGTTATGGGCGGAATATTTTTCGATATATAGTTGGTTGTATAAATAGGAAATTTGTAAAATATCCTCCCTTGTTAATTCTTCATTCGTAATGATTTCATAATTGCTTTTCTCTAATAAGCTTTTATCGTTTAATAAGTCTTTTCGTTTTTTTCGATTCATTTTTTTATAGTGTTTCGGATCAAATAAGTATATAGAACGAGACATAATTTTCTTGTAACCTACCATAGATAGTGCTTCTGTCGTTACAGGATATAATGCGTTATTTAAAGAGCGAAATAAAATTGTATGCTCTGGAAATTTCTCAACAAATAGATTTGTAATTTGTTCGATTTGTTGTTCGTTGATAGAGTGATAAAGGTTTGTTGAAAGCATCCAATTATTTACGACAATTACTTTATTCAAATTCGTTCGTCGTAACCAACTTCCCATAAGATGAATTGGATAGGTTAATAGCTTCTCTAACCATGGTTTTTTCAACTCCCATAGCTCTTCTAACGCATAAGATACGTAATGTGTATAAGGAGAACATACATATGAATTTTCGAACTCTGCGTTATTAAGAGTAACTGGCAAGATGAGATTATCAACTTCTAATAGAAAGAGCTGCGTGTTAACATTTTCAATAAATACTGTAACGCCCTTTTGAAACAGTGGCAGAAAACTATCTCGTACATATGCTCCATCTTTTTTGGATTCCCAATCAATGCTATGCAAGGAATGAACATCGTGTAACTGAATCATTTATGTTCACCATGCCTTACAAGACTTTCTATTCTTTTTAATTTTTTATCATATACTTGAATATCGTAATGTGAAAAGAAAAACTGTGGTATCGCACACTTTTTAGTAGCCCACAGTGTATGTAATTCTTGCCATACCTTTGATTGACATAATTCGAGATCTTCAGGTAGTGCTTTAAGTTTAATTTCAATTTTGTCTACGCTATGTTGTATCACTTTAAATTCTTGAATGTCACTGGATGCAAACAAAATTGCTCTTCTAATGAAATCTGGAAAAATAAATATTTCTTTATTATCCAATTCACTTATTCCAATAAATATATCGTCACATCGACCATCAATTCGTTCTAACGCTAAGTAAGGTGAACCACAGCTGCACGGTGTTTTTTTCTCAATTAATATGTCATTGAGACGATAGCGTATAATCGGCTGTGTTTTCCTCATGAAATCAGTAATAATGGGCACGAATATCCCTTTCTCTTGATCTAAGTATTCTTTTTCAATATGAACGAGATCTTCATTAATGTGTAATGTCCCCTCCTTGCAGGTGGTAGCAAGAAAACCTTCTGTACATTGGTAAACTTGGTGTACTGTCTGCTTGAAAGTTGCACAAATAAACTCTCTATCAATATCTTCAAGCACTTCTGCTACAGAGATAATTTTTTGGGGACAAATCGTAATCAGTCCTTCTTGTTGCCAGTCAGCAATGTTCCGTAACATAGACGGGGGTGCAATTAAAATAGATGGCTGTATTTCATTTAATCGCGTAATATGCTGCTGAAACGAGTCTAGTAAATCAAAAAAATGAAATGAGATTCGCTTATTTTTTGTCGCTTCGTATAAATTGCTATTTGCACGTAAGAAAAACGCAATCGTGTGTTTATGTAAAATGCTAGAAGGAAGCACCTTTCCAATAATCGATCCAGCCCACAACGTTTGTTCTTCCTCAGAAACGAGAAAAACCCCACGATTTCCACTAGTTCCTGATGATAAACCGACAGTTATATTACGAATGGTTGGTGAGAAATTCCGGGTCTTTTCTGCTTCAAATGCTACATGAAACGCTTCTTCCTTTGAAATATGAGCTGTATTTAATGTATCAAAATGTTCCATCATTACTTCTTTATCAATAATAGGGAGCGCAGCCAAATTCCCCTTTTGAATTTCATTTAAAAAAGGCGTATATAATTGGCGATAAAAAGGAGACGCCTCTATCGTGAACAAAAGATGTTTTTCTATTTGTTGTTTATGAAACTGTTCCAACTGTTTACGATTTGAAAATCTCGAGCCATATTTTGTTTTCAAGTATTGCTTGAGAATTCGTAGTTTATTCATAGTACACCCCTGCTTTAATTTTATCCCACGTATGTTCACAATGAGTTGGTACAATTTCAATCTCAGGTGATGTTTGTGATAAATGGTGTAACTTCTCAATATTCTTTCGGTAAGATTTTGGATCGCTCGTTAAAAGGTTGGCAATCTTACTAGGAAATACAAGGTTTTGATACGTTTTACTTAGCCACACTGCGTCTGCACAAAGAAAAACAATTTTATTACTCTGCAAATGGACGAATATACCAAATTGACCAGTTGCATGTCCTGTTAAGTCAACAGCAAATAATGAGCCATCATCAAATACATCATACCCCTCTTCAAACTTTCCATATGTAGAAGGGAATTTTTGCGGTGGAGTTTGATCAATGAATGACATCCTCTTCTCTAAATCCACCGGCAGTGTATCTTTTAGACACCCTTTTAATAGAGCACCAAATTTACTTCTCTTTTTAATATCCTCATAAGCTTTTGCGAAGGTTAGTATTTTCGCTTTTGGAAAATCAGGTAAACCAGCTGTATGATCGCCATGAAAATGAGAAAGAATAATATATTTAATTTCTTCTGGCTGAATACCATCAAGAAGAAGTTGCTGTTTAATAGATTGCTCTTCCGTGAAATGAACAGGCGTAAGTTTTGCATATACAGAGTAAGGGAATTTTTTTGTCGCCTCTTTAAAATGTCCCGCATATCCAGTATCAAATAAAATATATCCTAATACTGGATGCTGGAGTAACCCTACTGTAGCAGGAAAGCATATTTGTTTCCAACTGCCCTTGGAGTATGCAATTTTTTCTGGATGTGTACAATATCCTGTATCATATAGCTTTAAAGATTTGATTTTCATTGTATTTTCCACCAGTCTACAAATTTTGTAATTCCTTCTTCTATACTAATCTTTGGAGCATATCCTAGTTCTTCTTTAGCTTTATCAATATTTAATGTCTGACTTTTTGAAAGGACACTAACAGTATATTTTGTGAGAATAGGTTCTTTTCCGAATAAAATAGTTTTTGAGATTCCTTCTAGTATAGCAGCTAGTGAAAAAGCGGTTTTGTAGGAAATTTTTTTATATTTTA
This Bacillus paramycoides DNA region includes the following protein-coding sequences:
- a CDS encoding F390 synthetase-related protein, translating into MNKLRILKQYLKTKYGSRFSNRKQLEQFHKQQIEKHLLFTIEASPFYRQLYTPFLNEIQKGNLAALPIIDKEVMMEHFDTLNTAHISKEEAFHVAFEAEKTRNFSPTIRNITVGLSSGTSGNRGVFLVSEEEQTLWAGSIIGKVLPSSILHKHTIAFFLRANSNLYEATKNKRISFHFFDLLDSFQQHITRLNEIQPSILIAPPSMLRNIADWQQEGLITICPQKIISVAEVLEDIDREFICATFKQTVHQVYQCTEGFLATTCKEGTLHINEDLVHIEKEYLDQEKGIFVPIITDFMRKTQPIIRYRLNDILIEKKTPCSCGSPYLALERIDGRCDDIFIGISELDNKEIFIFPDFIRRAILFASSDIQEFKVIQHSVDKIEIKLKALPEDLELCQSKVWQELHTLWATKKCAIPQFFFSHYDIQVYDKKLKRIESLVRHGEHK
- a CDS encoding MBL fold metallo-hydrolase, with amino-acid sequence MKIKSLKLYDTGYCTHPEKIAYSKGSWKQICFPATVGLLQHPVLGYILFDTGYAGHFKEATKKFPYSVYAKLTPVHFTEEQSIKQQLLLDGIQPEEIKYIILSHFHGDHTAGLPDFPKAKILTFAKAYEDIKKRSKFGALLKGCLKDTLPVDLEKRMSFIDQTPPQKFPSTYGKFEEGYDVFDDGSLFAVDLTGHATGQFGIFVHLQSNKIVFLCADAVWLSKTYQNLVFPSKIANLLTSDPKSYRKNIEKLHHLSQTSPEIEIVPTHCEHTWDKIKAGVYYE
- a CDS encoding helix-turn-helix transcriptional regulator; this encodes MLHNKIVVCRQTIATLEKNKYNPSLILAFKIANAFEKPLSDVFDYLEE